A genomic segment from Agelaius phoeniceus isolate bAgePho1 chromosome 2, bAgePho1.hap1, whole genome shotgun sequence encodes:
- the ZBED1 gene encoding E3 SUMO-protein ligase ZBED1 yields the protein MENKSLEGSPSDLKLVAHPRAKSKVWKYFGFDTNAEGCILQWKKIYCRICMAQIAYSGNTSNLSYHLEKNHPDEFCEFVKSNTEQMREAFATAFSKIKPESSQQVVQDSLIMKTYQNYENKKHQELTSAVISLICEGMYPASIVDEPTFKALLRTADPRYELPSRKYFCTKAIPEKYSAIREIVLKELTEVLWCGISTDMWRSENQNRSYVTVAVHFLSSSPANCLAVNSRCLKTFEVPEDNTAETITRVLYETFIEWGINTKVFGATTDYSKDIVKACSLLDIPVQMPCLGHTFNAGIQQAFQLPKLCNLLARCRKLVEYFQQSTVAMYMLSEKQKQQNILHCMLVSDRVSWWGSTLAMLQRLKEQQFVIAAVLVEDSNNHHLMLESSEWNTIEGLVELLQPFKQVAEMMSASKYPTISMVKPLLHMLLNTTLNIKENDLKEISMAKEVIAKELSTTYQHTPEIDMFLNVATFLDPRYKKLPFLSAFERQQVENRVVEEAKSLLEKVKENSFRTEEKFFTVSEEPPMKKIIISSTPPPTSVINNMLAEIFCQTGGVEDQEEWHAQIVEELSNFKSQKVLGLNEDPLKWWSDRLALFPVLPKVLQKYWCILATRVFPERLFGSSANVVSAKRNRLAPAHVDEQIFLYENSRNGSEAEPEDEDEGEWGLEQEQIFNLNDSVNMNNSFFNIRDSGFV from the coding sequence ATGGAGAATAAAAGTTTAGAAGGTTCCCCATCAGACCTAAAGTTAGTGGCTCACCCGAGAGCAAAGAGTAAAGTGTGGAAGTACTTTGGGTTTGATACCAATGCAGAAGGATGCATATTACAGTGGAAGAAGATCTACTGCCGTATTTGCATGGCACAGATTGCCTATTCAGGAAACACGTCCAACCTTTCCTACCACCTTGAAAAGAATCACCCTGATGAATTCTGTGAGTTTGTGAAAAGCAACACTGAGCAAATGAGGGAAGCCTTTGCCACAGCATTTTCAAAAATCAAGCCGGAGTCATCACAGCAGGTTGTTCAAGATAGCCTCATCATGAAGACCTACCAGAACTACgaaaacaaaaaacatcagGAACTGACATCTGCAGTCATCAGCTTAATTTGTGAGGGCATGTATCCAGCCTCCATCGTCGATGAACCTACCTTCAAGGCCCTCTTGAGAACAGCAGACCCCAGGTATGAACTTCCGAGCCGGAAGTACTTCTGTACAAAAGCAATTCCTGAAAAGTACAGTGCTATTAGAGAAATTGTGCTGAAAGAGCTCACTGAGGTTCTCTGGTGTGGTATATCCACGGACATGTGGAGGAGTGAAAACCAGAACAGGTCATATGTAACTGTGGCAGTTCACTTTCTCAGCAGCAGTCCTGCCAACTGCCTGGCTGTGAACTCACGGTGTTTGAAAACGTTCGAAGTACCGGAGGATAACACTGCAGAGACCATTACACGAGTCCTTTATGAAACATTCATTGAGTGGGGGATCAATACAAAAGTCTTTGGTGCTACGACAGATTACAGTAAAGACATTGTAAAAGCTTGCTCTCTCTTAGATATTCCCGTACAGATGCCTTGTTTGGGGCACACTTTTAACGCAGGAATACAACAAGCTTTTCAGCTCCCCAAACTCTGCAACCTTCTTGCCAGGTGCCGAAAGCTGGTGGAGTATTTTCAGCAGTCTACGGTCGCAATGTACATGCTGAGCgaaaagcagaagcagcagaataTTCTCCACTGCATGCTGGTAAGCGACCGTGTTTCCTGGTGGGGAAGCACGCTCGCTATGCTGCAGCGCCTCAAGGAGCAGCAGTTTGTCATTGCGGCTGTTCTCGTGGAGGACAGCAACAACCACCACCTCATGCTGGAATCCAGTGAGTGGAATACAATCGAAGGGCtggtggagctgctccagcctttCAAGCAGGTTGCAGAGATGATGTCTGCTTCAAAGTACCCGACGATAAGTATGGTAAAGCCACTTCTCCACATGCTTCTGAATACCACTCTGAACATCAAAGAGAACGATTTGAAAGAAATCAGCATGGCAAAGGAGGTGATTGCTAAAGAGTTGTCAACCACCTACCAGCACACACCTGAGATAGACATGTTTCTCAATGTTGCAACTTTCTTGGATCCCCGCTACAAGAAACTGCCTTTTCTTTCGGCTTTTGAGAGGCAGCAGGTGGAAAACAGAGTGGTGGAAGAAGCAAAAAGCCTGCTGgagaaagtaaaagaaaatagttttaGAACTGAggagaaattcttcactgtttCAGAAGAGCCCCCtatgaaaaaaatcataatcTCCTCTACTCCTCCTCCTACCAGTGTCATCAACAACATGCTTGCAGAGATCTTTTGCCAGACAGGAGGCGTGGAAGACCAGGAGGAATGGCATGCTCAAATCGTTGAGGAGTTGAGCAACTTCAAGTCACAAAAGGTCCTCGGTTTGAATGAAGACCCGTTGAAGTGGTGGTCTGACAGACTAGCACTGTTTCCAGTTTTACCAAAGGTTCTTCAAAAATACTGGTGTATTCTGGCCACAAGGGTCTTCCCTGAACGCCTGTTTGGCTCTTCTGCTAATGTTGTGAGTGCAAAGAGAAACCGGTTAGCCCCGGCTCACGTGGATGAGCAGATCTTTTTGTATGAAAATAGTCGCAATGGGTCTGAGGCAGAGCCagaggatgaagatgaaggaGAGTGGGGTTTGGAACAGGAacagatttttaatttaaatgacTCAGTAAACATGAACAACAGTTTCTTTAATATTCGAGACAGTGGGTTTGTTTGA